Proteins from a single region of Primulina tabacum isolate GXHZ01 chromosome 5, ASM2559414v2, whole genome shotgun sequence:
- the LOC142544384 gene encoding uncharacterized protein LOC142544384, with protein sequence MSPDIYKDIISACTTKTINVIIRYVGDLLLSILVDESPDVSTKEQMSFMCCVDSSRHVNERIIVAKKNLLISNFFRVIGDVVNVVASCKCLELLREKHSDVIVAGLERVEILSDRGLRQETTVQRAGDAHWGSHYNSLINFISMLCGLTDAFEIIQKMIQVPRLNTKAFNLLESILSFNFSVNLH encoded by the coding sequence ATGTCACCTGATATTTATAAGGACATAATCAGTGCTTGTACAACTAAAACGATTAATGTTATTATCAGATATGTTGGTGATTTATTGTTATCTATTTTAGTTGATGAATCTCCTGATGTGTCAACAAAGGAGCAAATGTCATTTATGTGTTGCGTGGATAGTAGTAGGCATGTAAATGAACGCATTATTGTGGCCAAGAAAAATCTTTTGATTTCTAATTTCTTTCGTGTTATTGGTGATGTGGTAAATGTTGTAGCATCTTGCAAATGTTTGGAACTTCTTCGGGAGAAACATTCAGATGTTATTGTTGCAGGATTGGAGAGGGTTGAGATTTTAAGTGATCGGGGACTTAGACAAGAAACTACCGTTCAACGTGCTGGAGATGCACATTGGGGGTCACATTACAATTCTTTGATCAACTTCATTTCCATGTTATGTGGTCTTACTGATGCCTTTGAAATAATTCAGAAGATGATTCAAGTTCCCAGATTGAATACTAAGGCATTTAATTTATTGGAAtcaattctttcatttaatttttcagTCAATCTACACTAG